TTTATGGTTTTCAGGAATGTCTACAGTTTTTAATATGCGGTTGATGGTGTTGCTGGTGCTACCAGGCATCAGGGCAAAATCAACTACACAGGTAGGCCCGTAGAATCCACCATATCTTCTTACTACTTCTTTACCGATTAATGCTTCTGCTTTTCCTATGGCTTCAATGAATTTATTGAGACTTTTTTCAAATTCAGAGTCTTCATCACAAAGAATTTCCAGTATCGCTGGCGTTTGGTAGTGTTCCACGAAAGGATCGTCTTCTGGCCTTATGGTATCAGTTAAACTGTCCAGTATGTTGTAGTGGGCCTTCACTGAATCCACATGAAGGTTTATAACTGATTTTGATTGTTCGGCTGTTGCTTCCATTTTCTCTACCACATCAAGATATGCCTTGGTATCTTTGATGCGGAACTGAGTTCCCCTTTTATTTTTAATAGTTTCTACATCGGCTTTTTGAGCCATCATTGCTTCTTGAACCATTTTTTCATAGAGTTCAGCCATTAAATCACCCCTCACTTTTAAAAATTCATTTATAATTATATTTATATATTTAAATATATAAAATTTAACATAACACTGAAATAGTCAGTGTTATCCTAATCTAAAAATCAAAGAAAAAATTTAGTAATTTTTTTATGATAAAAAGATAGGAAGGAACAAATTCGTTTTGTTGGTTAATCCAATTGTGGTACATCCCGATAGAATTTGGACATTATAAGTAGAAAAGCCTAAATATTGTGATATTGTATTAATCATGTTAATATTAAGAAGGGATGATTTATTGTTCTGAATGGAATTGAACTGTTGAATCTGTTAAGATTAGATGAAAACAAGATAAAAAAATAATCTTTAATGGATAAATGAGCATGACATTTAGAGAAGTAAAATTTCACAGATAAAATTGTGAAAATGGAGGTATTAATATGGCATGGTTTGCTGGATATCCAAGAGAAAAAATTGAATGGTACCCTACCATTGACCCTGAAAAATGTGTTGAATGTGGAATGTGCATGAACTGCGGACAAAAAGTCTACAAATGGACTGAAGATGGTCCTGTTGTGAATCAACCATACAAATGTACTGTTGGCTGCACAACTTGTGCAACTCTCTGTCGGGGGAATGCAATTTCATTCCCAGACAAAAAAGCACTTCGCCAACTTTACCAAAAAGAAAGAATCTGGACAAAAGTCAAAAAAGAACTCACAGAAGAAGGTAGGTTAAAAGTGGAAGATTAAATCATCTTTCATTTTATTTTTATAAAACTCAAAAAATGTATGGGAAGTATTTAATGGCTGAAAATTTCCATCTTAGGCCTAATTCATAGATTTAACCCGATATTTCAAGCAAAAAGGAAGTTAATTCTCATTAATTAGCATTATGGAGTTTAGGTTTATTATTCTCTCAAAGAATGTAAATCTTTATAGAAATAGTGGGAATTGTGTAAAACTCAAAATCATAAATACATAAATTATTAATTCACGTCAATGGAAAGTTTAATGATAATTTTGGTGGTTTTATGGGAGACTATGATATTATTATATTATGGGAGCTGGACCGGCAGGCCTCACAGCAGGCATATATGTAGGTAGAGAGGGATTGAAAACAAAAATTCTAGAAAAAGGTGTTATTGGTGGAAATGCCAACAATGCACCACTTGTTGCCAACTTTCCAGGTTTTCAATCTATAACCGGCATAGAATTTTTAAAAAAAACAGCTGAACAAGCAAAAATGTATACAAACATCGTTGAATATGAGGAAATAACAAAAATCCATAAAACTGATGGCAAACTATTATTAACCACAAATAAAGGGGAATACTCTGCCAAAGCTTTGATTATATGTTCTGGAACTACTTATCGAAAATTAGGAATAAAGGATGAAGGGAAGTTCATAGGTAGGGGAATATCATACTGCTCAATATGTGATGGAATGTTCTTCAAAGGAAAAGAGGTTCTAGTTGTTGGCGGAGGAAACTCCGCAGCAGAACACGCACTACACCTCAAAGATCTAGGATGCAACGTTAAAATCGTGCACAGAAGAAACACATTAAGGGCCCAAAAATACTTACAGGATAAAATACATGCTAAAGGAATACCCATCATATGGAACTCTATTGTAACGGAATTAAAGGGAAACAATTTATTAAAAAGTGTAGTAATTCGCAACACAAAAACAGAAATTGATAAAGAAGTTGAGGTAGCTGGCATCTACATAGCAGTCGGAGAAACCCCCAACAGTGAGCTTGCAGCTAGTATGGGGGTAGACTTAGATGAACTCGGCTACATCACCACCGATAAAAACCAAAGAACAGATATCCCCCAAGTATACGTAGCTGGAGATGTCACCGGCGGAGTGCAACAAATTGTAGTGGCTTGTGGAGAAGGAGCAGTAGCAGCTGTAAACGCTTATCAAAACTTACCCTGATGCACGAATAGGAAAAGAAGATCTTGATGGTGAAATCGCTGAATTTATGGAAAAACGTTGCATTGATTGTAGTGTAGGCCCGCACATGTAAAGAACACTGCCCATTTGATTTAAAATGAATACATCGATATTAAATCGATTTGACAAGATGAATCTAAATTAACAAGAAGAGAAAATAAATCCTCTAAAAACATGTGATTTCTATGCGGGTGATAACAAAATGAAAGTTCAGGTTTATGGCACTGGTTGTGCCAAGTGCCAGGCACTGGAAAAAACAGCAAAAAAAGCAATTGATGAGTTGGGAGAGAATGTGGAAGTTGAGAAAATAGAGGAAATGGAAAAAATCCTAGAAGCAGGATTACTTTCAGTTCCTGGATTTGCGGTGGAAGAGGATATGAAATCTATGGGACGTGTTCCCTCTGTTGAAGAAATAACAAAATGGATTAAAGCTAAATTGTAAACCATTTTTGGATGATCCTGCATCAGTAAAATAGAGCATCAAAAAATATGTTTCACGGTCTTAGGAAATATGAAAAAATATTGCAAAAAGTTTTAATCATTATTTTTAGGGTCTTAGATTTTTCTTCTTGAAAGAAGGATTTTTCTTCTTGTTTTTTATATTTAATGAGCTCATTGATAACTAATTTCGTAAAATACAATTTAATTTTAACCTTATAAGAATAATTGGGCTTCTAAACCGTTAAATTTAAAACTTAATGCTTACATATATTATTTTGGTGAAAACAATGAAGCATTGTTTAAATTACAGTAAAGAAGACCCAAACTATATCTTGTTAGAGAAAATATTTAAAATTATCGGTTCTCGAAAATCACGAACAATAATCGCTTCTAAAGGTGTTAAAAACACCAATATGATGATTAAATCAATCAAAATTTTATTCACAGCCATGTTTTTTAATACAACAATAGAATTCGTTGTTTCTGAGCTTGAAAGAGATAAAAAGTTGCAAAAATTCTTCCAAATAAATGAAGTGCCCAGCGCACTTCAAATTTCAGAATTCATATCAAGATTTCAACCAGATACATTCGTTAAAATCACAAACAGCATATTAATGCAAACTAAACCAATTAAAAGACGCGGAAAACGAACATTTATTGTCGATGCCACACCTGTAGATTTAGATTACAATACTAAACGTAAACATCGCTCCAAAAAATACTTAAAAAAACAAAATCTAAAATGGAGCTACGCATCATCCTACGGATATTACATAGGATTTAAAGCCACCATAGTCATAGAACACGAATCTGCAATGCCCGTTGCCATTTTAATCCACAGCGGAGCACCACACGACACCAAAATCTTCAACGAAATAATGGAAAACCTCCGTAAAAGGCGAATAATCCGAAAAAAAGACACAATAATATTCGACAGAGGATATTACAAATACGAAAACTACCAAATCGGCATATCCAAATACAAAATCGTTCCTTTAATTTTCCCAAAAGAAAAATTCAAACTACAAAAACTCAAAGACAAATTAACCTATCCATTACGCGTATTCAAAAATAAAAAGACTGAAATCAAAGCTAAAAAACTATACAAAACATTAACCAAGATATTAATCCAAAAAATCATGAATTGGAAACGATACAAACCTATACGTGGAAAAATAGAGGATTTCTTCAAATTATGCAAATCAGGACTTAACTTGAAAAAAATACACAAATATACACCAAAATCAGCTGAAAAAACCACCATATTAATTGTATTTTTAGCAGGACTAATCACAACACTAGGCTACAACTCCAAAACAGCCCTACAAAAGCTTTCAGAAACATAAAAAATCTAAGACCCTACATTATTTTATTTGTTATAGGTGCTCTGTATGTTAGTGGTGTTTTATTCAATCTGTTTGAATCATTTAACGGTAAGATAATTCAAATAGCAATGGTATTGATCTTTTTTTACTTTTTAATCTGGTTAATGGGTGTAAGATGCAGAATAGCTGGAACGAAAGAAAATAAAAAAAAGTAGAATTTTTTAGATATTATTCTAAATCCAAACAATAAAAATATAATAAAATCCAGTTAAAATAAAGAGCGTTGCCACAATATACCTCATCCATTTTTCAAAAATCTGTACTTTATTCATTAATTGCCCTAACTTGCCAATGCTGAATGTTAGTATAATTGAAAAGATTATAACTGGCAATCCTGTTGCAATTGCGAAAACCGAAGGTATTAAAATACCATCCGAAAATTTCATGGCTAGGGGAATTAAAATTCCAAAAAATAACACAGCACTGAGGGGACAAAATGCAAGAGCAAATAGTGCCCCTAATAAAAAAGCCCCTACATATCCTTTTTCAGATAATCTTACTTGGATTTCATTTATCTTTTTGTTGCCACGGAAAAAATTGAATTTAATTACATTTAACAGCAATATCCCCACAATAATTAAAAAAGGACCTAAAATTTTTTCACCATATTTTTGTAAGAATAATGCCACAGATTGTATATTTAGCCCCACATATACAATCAATGAGGCCAATGAAACATATATGAACATTCTTCCAAGTGTGTAAAAAAATCCAGTGATTAAAGTTTTTTTCCCACCTTCAATTTTTTTAGAAATATAAGCAATAGCGGTAATATTGGTAGCTAATGGGCAAGGACTTATTGCAGTCATTAAACCAATGAAAAACGCGGCTAAAAGTGGGAAACTATCAGTGGCCATTGATTCAACAAAATTCATTTACTTCGTTTCCCCATTCAATCGTTTTTTCAATAATTCAGTTAGATAGCTCTTGTATTCCGATGGATTGTCTGTTTTATACCACACCTGTACAATTTCTTCAGTGCGAAATCTTGATGTGGAATTGATTCCAAGCCATAAAGAAGCACTTTTAACACCATATTCTTCTACAATTGCCGCATTTTCAGGTAATTCCGCATTAATATGTTTAAAAGTAATCTTTCCTGACTTAATCTCGTTTTCAAAATTTTCATTAATTGTTTCTTCTGCTAAGTCACCAACTCTTATACACGAATCACACTGAGCTGTCCCATGAAAATGTATAACTTCAATATTTTTCACGGTTTCAGTAGAAACATTAGTGCTAGTTATGTCTTCTGGAGTATTGCTGACAGAAAGATATCTTGGAATAAAAAAAATCAATAATAGCGCAATTATGGCCACGATTGATATATAAATATGATTTTTATTCATTCCCCGCACCTGGAACTGTTATTAATTCTAAAATATCATTTAATGGAAACGGTTTTCCGGCTAATATGTTTATTTTATATTTTCAAGTCACGATTTTCCAAAGTCCGGTGGGCAAAGGCAATTGCCTCTTCAAAAGCGTCTCTGTGAAGCCCAGATGCCATCTCTTTTTTACATTCTTCATCAGAGAAAAGTCGCATTTTCGCTGCTCGACATGGATAATGTTGTAATTTTAGTCCGGCTTCTGTTGGGAGATTTTCAGGGTCTAATTTTTTACCCAGATAACTCTCTTTTATAAAATCAGATACAAAAGAGGTTGATCCGCAAGGGGATGATCTTAATACCACTATGTCCTTAAGTTTATTTCCATCTAATTTCAGTACAACTTTGGGTTTCCCTATATCTGACACAAACTTATCAAAGATAGGGTTACCATTTTCTTCAAGTTCACACATTATATAAGGGCAGACAACATTATCATATGATTCTAACTGGTTTTTAAAACCATCACCCCTCCATGCGGCCACTATTATCCAATCAACTTTATCTGCAAATCTTTCTACCAGTTCTAACGTGAGATCTGGATGTGTAGTGTAGGTTATGAGGATATTAGCATCTTCAATCTGTTTGACATTTTCTTCAAGTATTTCAATGTCATCTATAAACATGGAAGTAGGTTGTTCAAGCTCTATAAATTTGGTATCAAATTCTTTTTTTATGGTATCGTATGCTCGGTCTCCGTATGGTCCGTCAGTGGCTATTGCAACTTTAATCATTTACTCACCTCTATAAAATGTTACGTTGATCCATTCTTTAATTTCATCTCTAATTCTTCTGAAAGCATCAGTTTTTTCATGGTCATTTCCGTCAACTGCCACCGGATCTTCAAATGATTCATGGAGATAAGTTTTTCCTCCATGGAAAAAGGGACATGCCTCACCTTCTCCTCCGCATACTGTAACCACATAATCAAATTCAAAGTCCTCAAATTCTTTGAGACTTTTTGAACGGTTATCTGATATATCAACACCAACTTCTTCTAATACCTTAACTGCATATGGATTTACGGTACTTGGATTGTTTCCTGCACTATAAACTTCAAAATTTTCACCATATATCGATTTTAGAAGCCCTTCAGCCATTTGAGACCTTGCTGAATTTTGATTGCATAGAAATAAAACCTTTTCTTTGCTTTGGGATGCTTTTGTTTTCATCATCAATAAATAAAACATCCATATATTTAAATATATCATATGTAAATAGCAAAGTTCATGAAATCATGTGAAGTTGGCACTGGAGAAAAGCCCAATGAAGATCAGATTAAACGACTGAAAAAGATAACCTCCGAAATCCCAGATGATGATATATTACTTCAAAATGCAGACACCATAAAGGCTCTTGCAGATCCAACACGACTTAAAATACTCCACTTATTAAAATGTGGAGAATTATGTGTTTGTGAGATAATCACTGCAATGGAAAAACCACAACCAACAGTATCTCACCATTTGAACATCCTGAAAAAGGCCGGATTTTTAAAATGGCGTAAGGAAGGGGTTTGGGTACATTACAGCCTGTCCAATCCAAAAATCACTGAAAGTTTAGATGAACTAATTAAAAATAGATAGTCACTGGGGACCAATAAATGAAAGATGATATGCCGGCCAAGTCACTGGGTTACACATCATGGGCAGATTACTCCAAAACCGGAACACTGTCATTTACAGCAGCAAGTAACAATTTTGAACTAGTTATTGCAGTAGCAGTTGCCGTCTTGGAATAGGATCAAGTGTAGCATTTGCAGCTGTAATCGACCCACTAATAGAGGTTCCTATCCTAATAAGTCTGGTTAATGTTGCCTTAATTTTTCAGAAACGTTACTTTAAGGAATCTTAACTGATTAAAGAAATTCTTAACTGATTAGAAAAATATGTTCAAGAAAATAATAGTTTTATAACCTAAAAATGCCGGAATAGTCAGGAAAATTATCAATTAATCTATATTCATGGGGATAAAAATGCAAATTGGCTTCATATTAACTAAAAGTCCTTCTGAACAGGGATTTCAAACATTTATGACTTTTGCACAATTACACGTAAGTAATGATAATATCTCCATCTATTTGGTGGGTAATGGAGTTTATAGTGCAGCTAAAAATTACAAAAATCCTGATTTAGAGGGTATTTTTAAAAATTCAAAGGTCTATGTGTATGGTAACGATCTTAAAGCCCGGGGAATTGATGGACAAATAAAAGATGGTATAAATGTGTTTGAACAGTATGATCATCTGGTCAGGGATGTTATGGGCAATTTTGACCAGGTGATAAGCTTTTAAACACTTTAGGGCCTTTTAAAACTTTAGGGCATTTTAAACACTTTAGGCTTTAAACAAATTAGATTCTGATAGATGGTGGGACTAATGGACATTCCAAAGGAAAATTCACAGAATAACAAAACAATGGTCATTGTGTTATTGGACGGCCCTTATATTTCACAATACGTAAATATTGGATGTGAAATGGCCGAAGCTGCTCTAAATCTAGGTTATGGTGTTAAAATATTTCTATACATGGATGGGGTGCATAATCTTCAAAAAGATCAAAATCCCCGTGATTTCCAGAATATTTCCCAGTTATTCCAGGGTTTGATAGAAAATGGCTGTGAAATTAAAGCCTGCATTAGATGTGCTGTTTCCAGAGGATACCATGACCAGTCCCAGTTTTGGGAGGGTGTGGAAATAACCAGTGTCTATGATCTTGCGGAGTGGATGCTGGGAGATAGTAAAGTTATAACCCTGGGAGGATAACATGAATTCCGCACTCATAATCATAGATAAAGCTCCATATGGGCATGAAAATGCACTGAGCGGGATCTATATTGCAATAGCCAGCCGGGATAAAGGAATCCAGGCTGATATATTACTAATGGGTGAGGGGGTCTATGCCGCACTTAAAGACCAATCCTCAGAAAAAACCATTGGATACCCTTCAGTGGGTGAATTGTCATATTCTATTTTCCCTGAGGGGAATTTATTCATACATTTGGCTTCTTTAACCCAGAGGGGAATCGAATATGGGGATTTAGTGGAAATAGCTGAATTAATTGATGATAAAACTCTTTACAATCTTTCAAAGTCAAAAAATCATATAATAAAAATTTAAGAGGCAATTAAAATGGAAATGAAAGAACTAAAATTTGATATTTTCAAAGAGGGGCCCCTGGTAAAAAGTGTTTCCATAACCAAGATAATGCCCTGCATGGCTGAAGAAGGAAGGGTTAAACTAGCAATGCAACTTGATTCAACACTTGATCAGGTAATGCCCACATTTGCAAGTAAATTCCCTCCGGGAAAGGTGAATTATATCCCCCACAAAAAAATCCTAACACTTAACACCCACGAAAGGGTTATATCATTTTTCCCATCCGGGAAAATCATGATGATGAACACCAGGGACCCGGAAGAAGGGATTGAAATAATAACCGGGTTTATGGAAAAAATAAACCAGTGCTACCTGGAAAGTGAGAGTGGAAATGGTGGCGAGGATCTATCAGAAAAACTATCAAAGATTGGACCATTAAACCTCTACAATTGCCTCCCCCAGACCAACTGCGAAGAATGCGGAACTGCCACCTGCATGGCATTTTCCATGAAACTACTCTCTGGAGACAGCACCCTGAAACAGTGCAAACCGCTCTTAAAGGCGGAAAACAGTGGAAAATTGAATTCATTGAGGGAACTCTTAGGAGATCAACTAATGGAAAGCCTGGGATGGGTAGGGAACTAGCAGTTTAACGCAAAATATTAAAAAATAAATTTTTTTGGGAGATTATCAAAATTTATTCCCTCCTAAATTAACATTATAAAAAGAGAGTCACGGTATGTTAAACAAAGTTAAAAGTTTGACTTTTCAGGGTCAAACCACTAAAAACGAGCTTTTAACGCTACTTCGTGAAGATGCTCGAAAGTTGAATCTTTCGGATATCGTACGATGCAGTCTTCAAATTCAACAAGTAGCTGAATGCATACATACCAGCTATAAGAGTGAATATATAAAGGCTGAAACAGCATTCATGATCCGTATCCGGGAAGTTAAAGAGGATAACCTCCGTTACTCCGGTAAATTGGATGTGGAGGAGTTGAACACTGCCATTGACATCCTTTCTCAACAGGAAAAACTGGGAGAAAACATGCAAGAAACGGATCCGACTTTTCTCAGGATATACTCCATCCTATCTTTATATACTACATTCATTAGGGATGAACCCAT
This DNA window, taken from Methanobacterium subterraneum, encodes the following:
- a CDS encoding ATP-binding protein; protein product: MAWFAGYPREKIEWYPTIDPEKCVECGMCMNCGQKVYKWTEDGPVVNQPYKCTVGCTTCATLCRGNAISFPDKKALRQLYQKERIWTKVKKELTEEGRLKVED
- a CDS encoding NAD(P)/FAD-dependent oxidoreductase; the protein is MGAGPAGLTAGIYVGREGLKTKILEKGVIGGNANNAPLVANFPGFQSITGIEFLKKTAEQAKMYTNIVEYEEITKIHKTDGKLLLTTNKGEYSAKALIICSGTTYRKLGIKDEGKFIGRGISYCSICDGMFFKGKEVLVVGGGNSAAEHALHLKDLGCNVKIVHRRNTLRAQKYLQDKIHAKGIPIIWNSIVTELKGNNLLKSVVIRNTKTEIDKEVEVAGIYIAVGETPNSELAASMGVDLDELGYITTDKNQRTDIPQVYVAGDVTGGVQQIVVACGEGAVAAVNAYQNLP
- a CDS encoding MTH895/ArsE family thioredoxin-like protein, whose protein sequence is MKVQVYGTGCAKCQALEKTAKKAIDELGENVEVEKIEEMEKILEAGLLSVPGFAVEEDMKSMGRVPSVEEITKWIKAKL
- a CDS encoding transposase encodes the protein MKHCLNYSKEDPNYILLEKIFKIIGSRKSRTIIASKGVKNTNMMIKSIKILFTAMFFNTTIEFVVSELERDKKLQKFFQINEVPSALQISEFISRFQPDTFVKITNSILMQTKPIKRRGKRTFIVDATPVDLDYNTKRKHRSKKYLKKQNLKWSYASSYGYYIGFKATIVIEHESAMPVAILIHSGAPHDTKIFNEIMENLRKRRIIRKKDTIIFDRGYYKYENYQIGISKYKIVPLIFPKEKFKLQKLKDKLTYPLRVFKNKKTEIKAKKLYKTLTKILIQKIMNWKRYKPIRGKIEDFFKLCKSGLNLKKIHKYTPKSAEKTTILIVFLAGLITTLGYNSKTALQKLSET
- a CDS encoding aromatic aminobenezylarsenical efflux permease ArsG family transporter; the protein is MNFVESMATDSFPLLAAFFIGLMTAISPCPLATNITAIAYISKKIEGGKKTLITGFFYTLGRMFIYVSLASLIVYVGLNIQSVALFLQKYGEKILGPFLIIVGILLLNVIKFNFFRGNKKINEIQVRLSEKGYVGAFLLGALFALAFCPLSAVLFFGILIPLAMKFSDGILIPSVFAIATGLPVIIFSIILTFSIGKLGQLMNKVQIFEKWMRYIVATLFILTGFYYIFIVWI
- a CDS encoding nitrophenyl compound nitroreductase subunit ArsF family protein; translation: MNKNHIYISIVAIIALLLIFFIPRYLSVSNTPEDITSTNVSTETVKNIEVIHFHGTAQCDSCIRVGDLAEETINENFENEIKSGKITFKHINAELPENAAIVEEYGVKSASLWLGINSTSRFRTEEIVQVWYKTDNPSEYKSYLTELLKKRLNGETK
- a CDS encoding DUF166 domain-containing protein, encoding MIKVAIATDGPYGDRAYDTIKKEFDTKFIELEQPTSMFIDDIEILEENVKQIEDANILITYTTHPDLTLELVERFADKVDWIIVAAWRGDGFKNQLESYDNVVCPYIMCELEENGNPIFDKFVSDIGKPKVVLKLDGNKLKDIVVLRSSPCGSTSFVSDFIKESYLGKKLDPENLPTEAGLKLQHYPCRAAKMRLFSDEECKKEMASGLHRDAFEEAIAFAHRTLENRDLKI
- a CDS encoding arsenate reductase ArsC, which translates into the protein MKTKASQSKEKVLFLCNQNSARSQMAEGLLKSIYGENFEVYSAGNNPSTVNPYAVKVLEEVGVDISDNRSKSLKEFEDFEFDYVVTVCGGEGEACPFFHGGKTYLHESFEDPVAVDGNDHEKTDAFRRIRDEIKEWINVTFYRGE
- a CDS encoding ArsR/SmtB family transcription factor — encoded protein: MKSCEVGTGEKPNEDQIKRLKKITSEIPDDDILLQNADTIKALADPTRLKILHLLKCGELCVCEIITAMEKPQPTVSHHLNILKKAGFLKWRKEGVWVHYSLSNPKITESLDELIKNR
- the tusB gene encoding sulfurtransferase complex subunit TusB codes for the protein MQIGFILTKSPSEQGFQTFMTFAQLHVSNDNISIYLVGNGVYSAAKNYKNPDLEGIFKNSKVYVYGNDLKARGIDGQIKDGINVFEQYDHLVRDVMGNFDQVISF
- a CDS encoding DsrE/DsrF/TusD sulfur relay family protein; this encodes MDIPKENSQNNKTMVIVLLDGPYISQYVNIGCEMAEAALNLGYGVKIFLYMDGVHNLQKDQNPRDFQNISQLFQGLIENGCEIKACIRCAVSRGYHDQSQFWEGVEITSVYDLAEWMLGDSKVITLGG
- a CDS encoding DsrE family protein, with the translated sequence MNSALIIIDKAPYGHENALSGIYIAIASRDKGIQADILLMGEGVYAALKDQSSEKTIGYPSVGELSYSIFPEGNLFIHLASLTQRGIEYGDLVEIAELIDDKTLYNLSKSKNHIIKI
- a CDS encoding (Fe-S)-binding protein, producing MEMKELKFDIFKEGPLVKSVSITKIMPCMAEEGRVKLAMQLDSTLDQVMPTFASKFPPGKVNYIPHKKILTLNTHERVISFFPSGKIMMMNTRDPEEGIEIITGFMEKINQCYLESESGNGGEDLSEKLSKIGPLNLYNCLPQTNCEECGTATCMAFSMKLLSGDSTLKQCKPLLKAENSGKLNSLRELLGDQLMESLGWVGN
- a CDS encoding DUF2115 family protein, with translation MLNKVKSLTFQGQTTKNELLTLLREDARKLNLSDIVRCSLQIQQVAECIHTSYKSEYIKAETAFMIRIREVKEDNLRYSGKLDVEELNTAIDILSQQEKLGENMQETDPTFLRIYSILSLYTTFIRDEPIHQVGTLFPGGFTVKKEGDKYTCPVKDNNDNNPLAVCPFCIAEQDEEV